A single genomic interval of Labeo rohita strain BAU-BD-2019 chromosome 13, IGBB_LRoh.1.0, whole genome shotgun sequence harbors:
- the fbxo28 gene encoding F-box only protein 28, translating to MAAVVVSADAGVAPLYSDSVSPRLPSPAPDQPHQNNALLGLPIVAIETILNFLSYDEISLLRLVCKRMDMICQRMLNQGFLKVERYHSLCQKQVKAQLPRRESERRNHSLARHADILAAVETRLSLLNMTFMKYVDSNLCCFIPGKVIDEIYRVLRYVNSTRAPQRAHEVLQELRDISSMAMEYFDEKIVPILKKRLPGADLSGRLIGSAPVAGPSTSLTTMSLLAKNTPSRSEMTKVQQQVKVNGASMTALRREMQEVRVKQLEQQKQLQDQEQKLLEQSQVIGEQNARLAELEHKLRELMDSAAVASSSSSTPAAAAASTSSSSSASVASPAVSAAAEGENGLCLKRPRKCSDLPRHSKRLRSKK from the exons ATGGCGGCTGTTGTAGTGAGCGCTGATGCAGGAGTCGCGCCGCTGTATTCGGACTCGGTGTCGCCGCGGCTCCCCTCACCAGCGCCGGATCAGCCGCACCAGAACAACGCGCTGCTGGGACTCCCGATCGTGGCCATCGAGACCATCCTCAACTTCCTGTCGTACGACGAGATCAGTCTGCTGCGGCTG GTGTGTAAACGCATGGATATGATTTGTCAGCGCATGCTCAATCAAGGCTTCCTAAAAGTGGAGCGCTATCACAGCCTGTGCCAGAAACAGGTCAAAGCCCAGCTGCCCAG GCGGGAGTCGGAGCGGAGGAACCACTCGTTAGCGCGTCACGCAGACATACTGGCGGCGGTGGAGACGCGCCTGTCACTGCTGAACATGACCTTCATGAAATACGTGGATTCAAACCTCTGCTGCTTCATTCCTGGAAAG GTGATCGATGAGATATATCGTGTTTTGCGGTATGTCAACTCCACACGTGCACCGCAGAGAGCACACGAGGTGCTGCAGGAGCTGCGAGACATATCTTCCATGGCCATGGAGTACTTCGACGAGAAGATCGTCCCCATCCTGAAGAAGAGGCTTCCTGGCGCGGATCTCTCCGGGCGACTGATCGGATCTGCTCCGG TGGCCGGTCCCTCTACCTCTCTGACCACCATGTCCTTGTTGGCCAAAAACACTCCGTCTCGCTCCGAGATGACCAAGGTCCAGCAGCAGGTGAAGGTGAACGGGGCGTCCATGACGGCGCTGCGGCGGGAGATGCAGGAGGTGCGGGTCAAGCAGCTGGAGCAGCAGAAGCAGCTGCAGGACCAGGAGCAGAAGCTGCTGGAGCAGTCGCAGGTGATCGGGGAGCAGAACGCCCGGCTGGCCGAGCTGGAGCACAAGCTCAGGGAACTGATGGACAGCGCAGCGGTCGCCTCCAGCTCCTCCTCCACCCCGGCGGCGGCCGCCGCgtccacctcctcctcctcctcggCCAGCGTCGCGAGCCCGGCCGTCTCCGCAGCCGCCGAGGGCGAGAACGGGCTGTGTCTCAAACGGCCCCGCAAGTGCTCGGACCTCCCACGTCACTCCAAACGCCTGCGTAGCAAGAAATAG